One part of the Vitis riparia cultivar Riparia Gloire de Montpellier isolate 1030 chromosome 6, EGFV_Vit.rip_1.0, whole genome shotgun sequence genome encodes these proteins:
- the LOC117916434 gene encoding probable acyl-activating enzyme 18, peroxisomal isoform X3, with product MGMRVAEVGVGELVKAGLSMEEAQEFERILKAAVGGARGSDPSEVWREVVARRVLSPSHPHGLHQLVFHSVYAEWDESTRGPPLYWFPSLYESKHTNLGRLMETYGPRLLGLSYKDPITSHGLFQKFSVQNPEVYWTMVLKELSVLFHRAPRCILDTTDKSKHGGTWLPGAVLNIAECCLLPVSYLRKHDNSLAVVWRDEGNDDSPVNQMTLKELREQVMLVANALDATFTKGDAIAIDMPMTVYAVIIYLAIVLAGFVVVSIADSFAAKEITTRLRVSKAKGIFTQDFIVRRGRKFPLYSRVVEAAPHKVILLPAIGKDVNVQLREQDLSWKDFLSRADHLPRPNYYSPVYQPIDAVTNILFSSGTTGDPKAIPWTQVSPIRSAADAWAQSNIQVGDVLCWPTNLGWMMGPFIIYASLLTGAALALYHGSPLDRGFGKFVQDAGVTILGTVPSLVKTWKNMGCMEGLDWTKIKSFASTGETSNVDDDLWLSSRAHYKPIIECCGGTELASSYIQGSMFQPQAFGAFSSTAMTTGFVILDENGVPYPDDQPCVGEVGLFPLIMGATDRLLNADHEEVYFKGMPMYKGMHLRRHGDIIKRTVGGYFVVQGRADDTMNLGGIKTSSVEIERVCDKADESILESAAISTAPLNGGPEMLVVFVVLKKGCNCEPDELKMKFSKAIQRNLNPLFKVSFVKIVPEFPRTASNKILRRVLRDQIKHELSVRSRI from the exons ATGGGGATGAGGGTAGCTGAAGTGGGGGTTGGGGAGCTGGTGAAGGCGGGGTTATCCATGGAAGAAGCTCAAGAATTTGAGAGAATTTTGAAGGCAGCAGTGGGCGGAGCCAGAGGGTCGGACCCAAGTGAGGTGTGGCGCGAGGTGGTGGCTCGGAGGGTGCTGAGCCCTTCGCACCCACATGGGTTGCACCAGCTGGTATTCCACTCGGTCTATGCTGAATGGGATGAGTCCACCAGAGGCCCTCCTCTCTACTGGTTCCCTTCTCT atATGAGTCTAAGCATACAAACTTGGGTAGATTGATGGAAACCTATGGTCCACGGCTACTAGGGTTATCATACAAAGATCCTATAACAAGTCACGGCCTCTTTCAGAAGTTCTCTGTTCAAAATCCTGAG GTCTACTGGACGATGGTTCTAAAAGAGCTTTCAGTTTTGTTCCATAGAGCCCCAAGGTGCATTCTAGATACAACTGACAAATCAAAGCATGGGGGAACATGGCTTCCTGGTGCAGTTTTGAATATCGCTGAATGTTGTTTGCTACCTGTAAGTTACCTGAGAAAGCATGATAACAGTTTGGCTGTTGTATGGAGAGATGAAGGCAATGATGATTCTCCTGTTAATCAGATGACATTAAAAGAACTCCGAGAACAAGTAAT GTTGGTGGCAAATGCACTAGATGCTACTTTCACAAAGGGTGATGCTATTGCAATTGACATGCCGATGACAGTCTATGCAGTTATCATATATTTGGCAATTGTTCTAGCAGGATTTGTTGTTGTATCAATAGCCGACAGCTTTGCAGCCAAGGAAATCACAACTCGTTTGCGTGTTTCAAAAGCAAAGGGTATCTTCACTCAG GACTTCATTGTAAGAAGAGGTCGAAAATTTCCTTTGTACAG TCGAGTTGTAGAAGCTGCTCCACATAAAGTGATTCTGCTCCCCGCAATAGGAAAAGATGTAAATGTTCAATTAAGAGAACAAGATTTATCATGGAAAGATTTCCTTTCCCGTGCTGATCATCTTCCAAG ACCAAATTACTACTCACCGGTCTATCAACCAATAGATGCTGTGACTAATATCCTCTTTTCATCAGGAACCACGG GAGATCCTAAAGCTATTCCATGGACTCAAGTTTCTCCAATTCGATCTGCTGCTGATGCATGGGCACAGTCCAATATTCAAGTTGGAGATGTCCTTTGTTGGCCCACAAATTTAGGATGGATGATGGGACCTTTTATAATTTATGCATCCTTGCTAACCGGTGCAGCTCTAGCTCTCTATCATGGATCTCCTCTTGACCGTGGCTTTGGAAAGTTTGTTCAG GATGCGGGAGTAACTATCTTGGGTACAGTTCCAAGCCTAGTGAAGACTTGGAAGAATATGGGATGTATGGAAGGCTTAGATTGGACAAAGATAAA GTCATTTGCTTCCACTGGAGAAACATCCAACGTTGATGATGACCTTTGGCTTTCTTCAAGGGCTCATTACAAACCCATTATTGAATGTTGTGGAGGCACAGAGCTTGCATCAAGCTACATCCAAGGAAGCATGTTTCAACCGCAAGCTTTTGGAGCATTTAGCAGCACTGCGATGACAACAGGCTTTGTCATTCTAGATGAAAATGGTGTTCCCTAT CCAGACGATCAACCTTGTGTTGGTGAAGTGGGTTTGTTCCCTCTAATCATGGGAGCAACTGATCGGTTACTAAATGCTGACCATGAGGAGGTCTACTTCAAGGGAATGCCAATGTACAAAGGAATG CACCTCAGGAGACATGGGGACATCATTAAGAGAACCGTAGGAGGTTATTTTGTTGTACAAGGCAGAGCTGATGACACCATGAATCTTGGAGGCATCAAG ACAAGTTCAGTTGAAATTGAACGTGTGTGTGACAAGGCCGATGAAAGTATTTTGGAGAGTGCTGCAATTAGCACTGCACCACTAAATGGCGGTCCAGAAATGTTAGTTGTATTTGTGGTACTGAAGAAAGGATGCAATTGTGAACCCGATGAACTGAAGATGAAATTCTCAAAAGCCATACAGAGGAACCTTAACCCTCTGTTTAAG GTGAGCTTTGTTAAGATTGTGCCCGAGTTTCCTCGAACTGCTTCTAACAAGATACTGAGGCGAGTTTTGAGGGACCAAATTAAGCACGAGCTTTCAGTTCGGAGTAGAATTTAA
- the LOC117916434 gene encoding probable acyl-activating enzyme 18, peroxisomal isoform X4, protein MGCTSWYSTRSMLNGMSPPEALLSTGSLLCNNIHPHLTPYTLITPDPSRYESKHTNLGRLMETYGPRLLGLSYKDPITSHGLFQKFSVQNPEVYWTMVLKELSVLFHRAPRCILDTTDKSKHGGTWLPGAVLNIAECCLLPVSYLRKHDNSLAVVWRDEGNDDSPVNQMTLKELREQVMLVANALDATFTKGDAIAIDMPMTVYAVIIYLAIVLAGFVVVSIADSFAAKEITTRLRVSKAKGIFTQDFIVRRGRKFPLYSRVVEAAPHKVILLPAIGKDVNVQLREQDLSWKDFLSRADHLPRPNYYSPVYQPIDAVTNILFSSGTTGDPKAIPWTQVSPIRSAADAWAQSNIQVGDVLCWPTNLGWMMGPFIIYASLLTGAALALYHGSPLDRGFGKFVQDAGVTILGTVPSLVKTWKNMGCMEGLDWTKIKSFASTGETSNVDDDLWLSSRAHYKPIIECCGGTELASSYIQGSMFQPQAFGAFSSTAMTTGFVILDENGVPYPDDQPCVGEVGLFPLIMGATDRLLNADHEEVYFKGMPMYKGMHLRRHGDIIKRTVGGYFVVQGRADDTMNLGGIKTSSVEIERVCDKADESILESAAISTAPLNGGPEMLVVFVVLKKGCNCEPDELKMKFSKAIQRNLNPLFKVSFVKIVPEFPRTASNKILRRVLRDQIKHELSVRSRI, encoded by the exons ATGGGTTGCACCAGCTGGTATTCCACTCGGTCTATGCTGAATGGGATGAGTCCACCAGAGGCCCTCCTCTCTACTGGTTCCCTTCTCTGTAATAATATTCACCCTCACCTAACACCCTACACTCTCATCACACCTGATCCTTCCAG atATGAGTCTAAGCATACAAACTTGGGTAGATTGATGGAAACCTATGGTCCACGGCTACTAGGGTTATCATACAAAGATCCTATAACAAGTCACGGCCTCTTTCAGAAGTTCTCTGTTCAAAATCCTGAG GTCTACTGGACGATGGTTCTAAAAGAGCTTTCAGTTTTGTTCCATAGAGCCCCAAGGTGCATTCTAGATACAACTGACAAATCAAAGCATGGGGGAACATGGCTTCCTGGTGCAGTTTTGAATATCGCTGAATGTTGTTTGCTACCTGTAAGTTACCTGAGAAAGCATGATAACAGTTTGGCTGTTGTATGGAGAGATGAAGGCAATGATGATTCTCCTGTTAATCAGATGACATTAAAAGAACTCCGAGAACAAGTAAT GTTGGTGGCAAATGCACTAGATGCTACTTTCACAAAGGGTGATGCTATTGCAATTGACATGCCGATGACAGTCTATGCAGTTATCATATATTTGGCAATTGTTCTAGCAGGATTTGTTGTTGTATCAATAGCCGACAGCTTTGCAGCCAAGGAAATCACAACTCGTTTGCGTGTTTCAAAAGCAAAGGGTATCTTCACTCAG GACTTCATTGTAAGAAGAGGTCGAAAATTTCCTTTGTACAG TCGAGTTGTAGAAGCTGCTCCACATAAAGTGATTCTGCTCCCCGCAATAGGAAAAGATGTAAATGTTCAATTAAGAGAACAAGATTTATCATGGAAAGATTTCCTTTCCCGTGCTGATCATCTTCCAAG ACCAAATTACTACTCACCGGTCTATCAACCAATAGATGCTGTGACTAATATCCTCTTTTCATCAGGAACCACGG GAGATCCTAAAGCTATTCCATGGACTCAAGTTTCTCCAATTCGATCTGCTGCTGATGCATGGGCACAGTCCAATATTCAAGTTGGAGATGTCCTTTGTTGGCCCACAAATTTAGGATGGATGATGGGACCTTTTATAATTTATGCATCCTTGCTAACCGGTGCAGCTCTAGCTCTCTATCATGGATCTCCTCTTGACCGTGGCTTTGGAAAGTTTGTTCAG GATGCGGGAGTAACTATCTTGGGTACAGTTCCAAGCCTAGTGAAGACTTGGAAGAATATGGGATGTATGGAAGGCTTAGATTGGACAAAGATAAA GTCATTTGCTTCCACTGGAGAAACATCCAACGTTGATGATGACCTTTGGCTTTCTTCAAGGGCTCATTACAAACCCATTATTGAATGTTGTGGAGGCACAGAGCTTGCATCAAGCTACATCCAAGGAAGCATGTTTCAACCGCAAGCTTTTGGAGCATTTAGCAGCACTGCGATGACAACAGGCTTTGTCATTCTAGATGAAAATGGTGTTCCCTAT CCAGACGATCAACCTTGTGTTGGTGAAGTGGGTTTGTTCCCTCTAATCATGGGAGCAACTGATCGGTTACTAAATGCTGACCATGAGGAGGTCTACTTCAAGGGAATGCCAATGTACAAAGGAATG CACCTCAGGAGACATGGGGACATCATTAAGAGAACCGTAGGAGGTTATTTTGTTGTACAAGGCAGAGCTGATGACACCATGAATCTTGGAGGCATCAAG ACAAGTTCAGTTGAAATTGAACGTGTGTGTGACAAGGCCGATGAAAGTATTTTGGAGAGTGCTGCAATTAGCACTGCACCACTAAATGGCGGTCCAGAAATGTTAGTTGTATTTGTGGTACTGAAGAAAGGATGCAATTGTGAACCCGATGAACTGAAGATGAAATTCTCAAAAGCCATACAGAGGAACCTTAACCCTCTGTTTAAG GTGAGCTTTGTTAAGATTGTGCCCGAGTTTCCTCGAACTGCTTCTAACAAGATACTGAGGCGAGTTTTGAGGGACCAAATTAAGCACGAGCTTTCAGTTCGGAGTAGAATTTAA
- the LOC117916434 gene encoding probable acyl-activating enzyme 18, peroxisomal isoform X6, translating into METYGPRLLGLSYKDPITSHGLFQKFSVQNPEVYWTMVLKELSVLFHRAPRCILDTTDKSKHGGTWLPGAVLNIAECCLLPVSYLRKHDNSLAVVWRDEGNDDSPVNQMTLKELREQVMLVANALDATFTKGDAIAIDMPMTVYAVIIYLAIVLAGFVVVSIADSFAAKEITTRLRVSKAKGIFTQDFIVRRGRKFPLYSRVVEAAPHKVILLPAIGKDVNVQLREQDLSWKDFLSRADHLPRPNYYSPVYQPIDAVTNILFSSGTTGDPKAIPWTQVSPIRSAADAWAQSNIQVGDVLCWPTNLGWMMGPFIIYASLLTGAALALYHGSPLDRGFGKFVQDAGVTILGTVPSLVKTWKNMGCMEGLDWTKIKSFASTGETSNVDDDLWLSSRAHYKPIIECCGGTELASSYIQGSMFQPQAFGAFSSTAMTTGFVILDENGVPYPDDQPCVGEVGLFPLIMGATDRLLNADHEEVYFKGMPMYKGMHLRRHGDIIKRTVGGYFVVQGRADDTMNLGGIKTSSVEIERVCDKADESILESAAISTAPLNGGPEMLVVFVVLKKGCNCEPDELKMKFSKAIQRNLNPLFKVSFVKIVPEFPRTASNKILRRVLRDQIKHELSVRSRI; encoded by the exons ATGGAAACCTATGGTCCACGGCTACTAGGGTTATCATACAAAGATCCTATAACAAGTCACGGCCTCTTTCAGAAGTTCTCTGTTCAAAATCCTGAG GTCTACTGGACGATGGTTCTAAAAGAGCTTTCAGTTTTGTTCCATAGAGCCCCAAGGTGCATTCTAGATACAACTGACAAATCAAAGCATGGGGGAACATGGCTTCCTGGTGCAGTTTTGAATATCGCTGAATGTTGTTTGCTACCTGTAAGTTACCTGAGAAAGCATGATAACAGTTTGGCTGTTGTATGGAGAGATGAAGGCAATGATGATTCTCCTGTTAATCAGATGACATTAAAAGAACTCCGAGAACAAGTAAT GTTGGTGGCAAATGCACTAGATGCTACTTTCACAAAGGGTGATGCTATTGCAATTGACATGCCGATGACAGTCTATGCAGTTATCATATATTTGGCAATTGTTCTAGCAGGATTTGTTGTTGTATCAATAGCCGACAGCTTTGCAGCCAAGGAAATCACAACTCGTTTGCGTGTTTCAAAAGCAAAGGGTATCTTCACTCAG GACTTCATTGTAAGAAGAGGTCGAAAATTTCCTTTGTACAG TCGAGTTGTAGAAGCTGCTCCACATAAAGTGATTCTGCTCCCCGCAATAGGAAAAGATGTAAATGTTCAATTAAGAGAACAAGATTTATCATGGAAAGATTTCCTTTCCCGTGCTGATCATCTTCCAAG ACCAAATTACTACTCACCGGTCTATCAACCAATAGATGCTGTGACTAATATCCTCTTTTCATCAGGAACCACGG GAGATCCTAAAGCTATTCCATGGACTCAAGTTTCTCCAATTCGATCTGCTGCTGATGCATGGGCACAGTCCAATATTCAAGTTGGAGATGTCCTTTGTTGGCCCACAAATTTAGGATGGATGATGGGACCTTTTATAATTTATGCATCCTTGCTAACCGGTGCAGCTCTAGCTCTCTATCATGGATCTCCTCTTGACCGTGGCTTTGGAAAGTTTGTTCAG GATGCGGGAGTAACTATCTTGGGTACAGTTCCAAGCCTAGTGAAGACTTGGAAGAATATGGGATGTATGGAAGGCTTAGATTGGACAAAGATAAA GTCATTTGCTTCCACTGGAGAAACATCCAACGTTGATGATGACCTTTGGCTTTCTTCAAGGGCTCATTACAAACCCATTATTGAATGTTGTGGAGGCACAGAGCTTGCATCAAGCTACATCCAAGGAAGCATGTTTCAACCGCAAGCTTTTGGAGCATTTAGCAGCACTGCGATGACAACAGGCTTTGTCATTCTAGATGAAAATGGTGTTCCCTAT CCAGACGATCAACCTTGTGTTGGTGAAGTGGGTTTGTTCCCTCTAATCATGGGAGCAACTGATCGGTTACTAAATGCTGACCATGAGGAGGTCTACTTCAAGGGAATGCCAATGTACAAAGGAATG CACCTCAGGAGACATGGGGACATCATTAAGAGAACCGTAGGAGGTTATTTTGTTGTACAAGGCAGAGCTGATGACACCATGAATCTTGGAGGCATCAAG ACAAGTTCAGTTGAAATTGAACGTGTGTGTGACAAGGCCGATGAAAGTATTTTGGAGAGTGCTGCAATTAGCACTGCACCACTAAATGGCGGTCCAGAAATGTTAGTTGTATTTGTGGTACTGAAGAAAGGATGCAATTGTGAACCCGATGAACTGAAGATGAAATTCTCAAAAGCCATACAGAGGAACCTTAACCCTCTGTTTAAG GTGAGCTTTGTTAAGATTGTGCCCGAGTTTCCTCGAACTGCTTCTAACAAGATACTGAGGCGAGTTTTGAGGGACCAAATTAAGCACGAGCTTTCAGTTCGGAGTAGAATTTAA
- the LOC117916434 gene encoding probable acyl-activating enzyme 18, peroxisomal isoform X5 → MLCRPPLASCIYESKHTNLGRLMETYGPRLLGLSYKDPITSHGLFQKFSVQNPEVYWTMVLKELSVLFHRAPRCILDTTDKSKHGGTWLPGAVLNIAECCLLPVSYLRKHDNSLAVVWRDEGNDDSPVNQMTLKELREQVMLVANALDATFTKGDAIAIDMPMTVYAVIIYLAIVLAGFVVVSIADSFAAKEITTRLRVSKAKGIFTQDFIVRRGRKFPLYSRVVEAAPHKVILLPAIGKDVNVQLREQDLSWKDFLSRADHLPRPNYYSPVYQPIDAVTNILFSSGTTGDPKAIPWTQVSPIRSAADAWAQSNIQVGDVLCWPTNLGWMMGPFIIYASLLTGAALALYHGSPLDRGFGKFVQDAGVTILGTVPSLVKTWKNMGCMEGLDWTKIKSFASTGETSNVDDDLWLSSRAHYKPIIECCGGTELASSYIQGSMFQPQAFGAFSSTAMTTGFVILDENGVPYPDDQPCVGEVGLFPLIMGATDRLLNADHEEVYFKGMPMYKGMHLRRHGDIIKRTVGGYFVVQGRADDTMNLGGIKTSSVEIERVCDKADESILESAAISTAPLNGGPEMLVVFVVLKKGCNCEPDELKMKFSKAIQRNLNPLFKVSFVKIVPEFPRTASNKILRRVLRDQIKHELSVRSRI, encoded by the exons ATGCTTTGCAGACCCCCTCTCGCTTCTTGCAT atATGAGTCTAAGCATACAAACTTGGGTAGATTGATGGAAACCTATGGTCCACGGCTACTAGGGTTATCATACAAAGATCCTATAACAAGTCACGGCCTCTTTCAGAAGTTCTCTGTTCAAAATCCTGAG GTCTACTGGACGATGGTTCTAAAAGAGCTTTCAGTTTTGTTCCATAGAGCCCCAAGGTGCATTCTAGATACAACTGACAAATCAAAGCATGGGGGAACATGGCTTCCTGGTGCAGTTTTGAATATCGCTGAATGTTGTTTGCTACCTGTAAGTTACCTGAGAAAGCATGATAACAGTTTGGCTGTTGTATGGAGAGATGAAGGCAATGATGATTCTCCTGTTAATCAGATGACATTAAAAGAACTCCGAGAACAAGTAAT GTTGGTGGCAAATGCACTAGATGCTACTTTCACAAAGGGTGATGCTATTGCAATTGACATGCCGATGACAGTCTATGCAGTTATCATATATTTGGCAATTGTTCTAGCAGGATTTGTTGTTGTATCAATAGCCGACAGCTTTGCAGCCAAGGAAATCACAACTCGTTTGCGTGTTTCAAAAGCAAAGGGTATCTTCACTCAG GACTTCATTGTAAGAAGAGGTCGAAAATTTCCTTTGTACAG TCGAGTTGTAGAAGCTGCTCCACATAAAGTGATTCTGCTCCCCGCAATAGGAAAAGATGTAAATGTTCAATTAAGAGAACAAGATTTATCATGGAAAGATTTCCTTTCCCGTGCTGATCATCTTCCAAG ACCAAATTACTACTCACCGGTCTATCAACCAATAGATGCTGTGACTAATATCCTCTTTTCATCAGGAACCACGG GAGATCCTAAAGCTATTCCATGGACTCAAGTTTCTCCAATTCGATCTGCTGCTGATGCATGGGCACAGTCCAATATTCAAGTTGGAGATGTCCTTTGTTGGCCCACAAATTTAGGATGGATGATGGGACCTTTTATAATTTATGCATCCTTGCTAACCGGTGCAGCTCTAGCTCTCTATCATGGATCTCCTCTTGACCGTGGCTTTGGAAAGTTTGTTCAG GATGCGGGAGTAACTATCTTGGGTACAGTTCCAAGCCTAGTGAAGACTTGGAAGAATATGGGATGTATGGAAGGCTTAGATTGGACAAAGATAAA GTCATTTGCTTCCACTGGAGAAACATCCAACGTTGATGATGACCTTTGGCTTTCTTCAAGGGCTCATTACAAACCCATTATTGAATGTTGTGGAGGCACAGAGCTTGCATCAAGCTACATCCAAGGAAGCATGTTTCAACCGCAAGCTTTTGGAGCATTTAGCAGCACTGCGATGACAACAGGCTTTGTCATTCTAGATGAAAATGGTGTTCCCTAT CCAGACGATCAACCTTGTGTTGGTGAAGTGGGTTTGTTCCCTCTAATCATGGGAGCAACTGATCGGTTACTAAATGCTGACCATGAGGAGGTCTACTTCAAGGGAATGCCAATGTACAAAGGAATG CACCTCAGGAGACATGGGGACATCATTAAGAGAACCGTAGGAGGTTATTTTGTTGTACAAGGCAGAGCTGATGACACCATGAATCTTGGAGGCATCAAG ACAAGTTCAGTTGAAATTGAACGTGTGTGTGACAAGGCCGATGAAAGTATTTTGGAGAGTGCTGCAATTAGCACTGCACCACTAAATGGCGGTCCAGAAATGTTAGTTGTATTTGTGGTACTGAAGAAAGGATGCAATTGTGAACCCGATGAACTGAAGATGAAATTCTCAAAAGCCATACAGAGGAACCTTAACCCTCTGTTTAAG GTGAGCTTTGTTAAGATTGTGCCCGAGTTTCCTCGAACTGCTTCTAACAAGATACTGAGGCGAGTTTTGAGGGACCAAATTAAGCACGAGCTTTCAGTTCGGAGTAGAATTTAA